The sequence below is a genomic window from Granulicatella elegans.
ATATTGCAGACATGTTAAAATCTATTTTAATGGTCAAAGAACAAAACGGTATTAAAGTAGACCGTGTATTATTTGAAACAACTGGTTTAGCAGATCCTGCACCAATTGCTCAAACCTTTATCAATGTACCATTTTTAAATGAACACTTTATTTTAGACGCTGTTTTAACAGTTGTCGATTCAAAAAATTTCTTATATCAAACCACTCATCAAACCGAACCAGCAAAACAAGTTGGTTTTGCAGACAAAATCTTTATGTCTAAACATAGTTTAGTAGACGATACGATTTATGCAAAAGTAATTAGCGAAGTTCGTTCTATCAATCCTTTTGCTGAGATTCAAGATTTAGATGCTCGCCCAGTTGAAATGAAAGATATGTTTGGACTTGAATTATTCTATGCTTCTGAAAAGAAAATTTTGGAAATGCAAGAAAATTCTGAAGAAGAATATTGCGAAGCTTGTGGACATACTCATGCTCACGGGGAACATGATGAATACTGCGAAGAATGTGGTCACGCTCATGCTCACGGTGAACACGATCATGACCACCCCCACGATGAAGAACATCACCATGACCATAATCATGATCATCACCATCATGGACATCATCATCACAAACATCACCACCACAGTGGGATTAATTCATTTGTCATTGAAACAGAGAAACCTCTTGTTTTAGCTCATATTAACGAATGGTTGAATGAATTAGTTTATATTTATGGCCCTGAATTATATCGTTATAAAGGGATTTTAAGCGTGGAAGGGCTAGATTATCAAATCATTTTCCAAGGGGTTCAAATGAGTTTTGATATTTCTCGTGGACGTGATTGGAACGATACAGAGCGTAAGTCGACTTTAGTGTTTATTGGTAAAAACTTACCAGAAGATACATTAAGAGAAAGCTTTGTTGCTTGTACAAATAAATAAATTACGTAGAGTATGACATAAAACAGAAAAAACATTTCTTACTGTGAGACTGTGCAAAAAGTCTCACGGAGAAATGTTTTTTCTTTTTTTATTTTTTCCTCAAAATCTTCTCAATTTCTTATCGGAGTCTTCATATTATTTTCAAAATTTCACTCTATACTTTAGTCATTCCCAAATAAGAAATATTATCCTCCCAAGTTAAATATTTCAAAATCCTTTTTTCCACCGACTTTTGTGTCGGTGGTTTTTTATTGATTCTAAAACCCACACAAAAAAGGCTAAGCATTTCTACTTAGCCTTCTTTCTACGATTACTATCGCATACTTTTTGGTTTTGATAACACTTCACTTGCGACAATTGCTTTCTTCCATTGTAAGTGATGTTTCAATACTCGATTTTTCTTTATATAGTTTGTTGCACTTTTTACGGATTCCACCACTAATTCACCTTTTGAACCCATATGTTGAACTTCTTCTTCCTGTAATTGGATTGCTTCCATTTCTTCTACAAAAGCTCGAAGATGTTCTAATAATTCTTCTGGCAAATTCGGATTATTCAAATATAATCGTTTTAATTTTTCAGTATGAATTAATATAGCACTTCTTCTCATGCCATCAATTTCTTCTGAAGAAATAATCGACACTCTTTGAATGAGTTCCTTATCAAATACAGATAAAGAATAGTCCTCTGGTGAAAATTGTCGAAACACTTGTACCATTTTTAAAAATTGTTGTCTCATTTTCTCTGTATGAGATAATGTCGTTTTTGTTTCCGGCATTTCTTCTACGACAACATCTTCCACCTTTTGATTTTTGGAATGATGACGTTTAGACGAAATTGGTTTTTCTTGAAAAGAATGATTCAACCAATCGTGCAGTTGGTTCAATCCTTTTTCTTTACTCTTTATTTTTAAATTAAGATAACTAGCAGCAGACATGATCACAAGAATCAATACATACAAGAGAAAGAGTACAATATTCATGATTCACTCTCTACAGAAGATTTGCTAATCGCTTCTCTCATATCTGTATCCGATTGAATATTTTTCAATTGATAATAGTCCATGACTCCAAGTTTTCCATTACGAAGAGCTTCTGCCATCGCTAATGGAATTTGCGATTCAGCTTCTACAACTTTTGCACGCATCCGTTGTACTTCTGCTAACATTTCTTGTTCTTGCGCTACAGCAAGAGAACGACGTTCTTCAGCTTTAGCTTGTGCAATTTTCTTATCCGCTTCTGCTTGTTCTGCTTGTAATTTTGCTCCGATATTTCTACCGACATCAACATCTGCAATATCTATAGATAGAATTTCATACGCTGTACCTGCATCCAATCCTTTTCTCAAAATAGTTTGAGAAATAGAATCCGGATTTTCTAAGACTAATTTATGATGAGTTGCTGAACCAACTGTGGTAACAATCCCTTCACCAACACGGGCAATAATCGTTTCTTCACCAGCACCCCCAACTAATCGTTCAATATTGGCACGTACCGTTACTTTTGCTTTCGCTTGAACTTCAATCCCATCCATCGCAACCCCTGCAATAACTGGAGTTTCAATTACTTTTGGATTAACAGATACTTGAACAGCTTCAAATACATTTCTACCTGCCAAATCAATGGCAGCGGCTTGTTCAAATTCTAAGTCAATGTTGGCACGTTGTGCTGCAATTAACGCGTCAATGACTACATTGACATTCCCACCTGCTAGATAATGGGCTTCTAATTCATTAATATCGATTTTTAATCCTGCTTTTGTTGCTTTAATCATTGGACGGACAATATATTGAGGAGGTACTCGACGTAATCTCATCCCCACTAATGTGCCCACTCCAATTTTTACATCAGAAAAATACGCTGTGATCCATAACCCAATCGGTACAAATCTAAAAAATAACATGACTACTGTTAAAATTAGAAATAGTATCACAATGAGTCCAATCACTCCTGTTGGATTATTAAATAAACCTTTTTCTAACACTTTACTCCCTCCTACTCATTATTGTTCTCCAAAACTTGTACGACGATTTTACTTCCTTCTACTTTGACAACTTGTATCCTTGTATCTTCTGGAATAACAAATCCCGTACTGACAACATCAACGATTTCACCGTTTAGTTCAGCCTTTCCGCTTGGACGTAATACCGTCACTGTTTTTCCTGTTTGATTGACTAAATCGTCATATACTTTTGAGGTTGAATAGCCTTTTGATTTTTTTAGAGAAGAAAGTAATACTAATCCTTTCTTATGAGAAAAATGATTTCCTCTTTTTACCAATAAAACTAACAAGACGATTGCCAACAATAGTGACATTAAGATTAAAACGACTAAATCCATGACAGCCTGGTTTGCCCAGTACATCCCCCCTAATACTAATACCGTCCCTAGCACTCCTAAAGCTCCAATTCCTGGAATTAACACTTCAAATCCTAAAAATAGGAAACCAAATACAAATAGGATAATGACGAAGAAATTCCAGTATGGATGAAGGAAACTGTAGGTTGCAAAACTTATTCCTGTTACCACACTGCCTAATAAGTTCCATTTGGAGAACAAAGAAATGAAAACACCAATGACAGCTACTAACAGTAATAATAAGTCTACATACAAAAGACCACCCCCATTCGTTGCCATCATTATAGCACTTTTCCTTTTTAAATACACTGAATAATTCTTAATAAATGCTTAAATTTAAAGTGTTAAATCATCTACCATTTTACGATGAATCGTCTTCCATTTGAAAAAATTCTTTCACTTGTTGTAGTTGTTTTTCGAACAATTCCATATCGATAAATCTCGCTTGACAAGCAAATTCCTTATCGCCTACAAACACAATCACAACCGGAACAGTTAGCACTTGATACTGACTTACCACTTCAGGATGCGTTGTCTTTTGCTTGGGAACATAATTTATTATCCTCGTCATTCTTGTGGGAGCACAATTTATTAATGTCATTGTCTTTGGCATTTTTTCTTTTATCTTTAAAGTTATTAGAATTTTGACTATCTTTAACTCCTGTTTTGAAATAGAATGTCAGGTCATATGGATGGACTGTTCCGTCTTTGTCAATTCTACCCACCACGACTTTATCGACTATGCTTTCAAATACTGTTCTGTTAAATTCCTCTATAATTTCTTTATTTTCTAAGACCTTTTTAAATTGCTTTAGTCTTTCTTTAATAGAGTTTTCATCTTTTATTGTTAGCTCTAGGGTTTTCTTTTCATCAAGTAATTCTTCTTTTTGTTTTATCAGTTTTTTATACTTTTTAGCATAAACTTCTTCGTCTATACTATCTTCTAAATGAAGATCAACTAACTTTCTTTCTTGACTAATGATTCTATTTAATTGGTTTTCTATCTTTTTCAGATCCTTGACTAAAGTATTATCATTTATTTCTTCTTCAACAATTTTTAAAAAGTCATCTATTATTGTTGAATCTGCATGGCATAATTGCCTATAGCTTTCAACAAATGCTTTTTCTATTGCTGCTTCTTGTATTCCTTTTGAATGAGGGCAATATTTTTTACCTTTTTTAGTTGACCTTACACATTGCCAGTTAATTTTTTTATAAATTGAACTAGTGTGCCAAGTTCTTCTTGAAAGTATTTCACCACAAAATCCACATTCCAGCATACTTGAAAAAGCGTATTGTCTTGATAGTTTTTCTCTTTTTCTATCCTTATTAGCAATGGTGTTTCTATTTTGTGCTCTCCTGAGTCTAATTTCTTGTGCCTTTTCAAAATCTTCTCTTGATATAATTGGCTCGTGATGATTTTCAATGTGATATTTATCAGATTCCCCAAAGTTTGCTAGTCTTCTTTTTGTTATGGGATCAACGGTAAAAGTCTTTCCCATTAGTATATCGCCAATATACTTTTCATTCTTAATTACCCCTAACACTGTAGTATCAGACCATTTTGTTTTACCTCTAGGAGTGAGATATCCTTGTTCTTCTAGTTCCCTGCCAATGACCGAACCACCATTGCCTTCTAAATATCTTTTAAAGATATATCTAACAATTTTGGCTTCTTCTTCATTTATAGAGATACTTTTTGTTATAGGGTCATAGTCGTATCCAAGGCAACCTTGAAAACCAATAAGTTCCCCTTTTTCCATTTTCATTTTCAGTCCTTTTTTTACATGGGCTGAGGTATTTTCTACTTCTTGTTGAGCTACTGAACTTAATATTGTTAATAGTAACTCTCCATCCATTGTCAAAGTATCTATATTTTCTTCTTCAAATACTACACCAACATTATTTTCCTTTAATAGTCTTACATATTTCAAAGTATCTAATGTATTTCTTGCAAATCTTGATATAGATTTAGTAATTATCATGTCTATATCTCCATTTTGGCAATCACTTATTAGTCTCATAAAATCTGCTCTTTTAGTAGCAGTTGTTCCTGTTGTTGCTTCATCTGCATATATACCAGCCAAAGTCCAGTTTTTATTATTTTTTATTAGATTTGTGTAATAATCAACTTGCGATTTATATGATTCAAGTTGGTCTTTACTATCTGTACTTACTCGACAGTATGCTGCAACTCGTTTTAAATCTAAATCCAGTGTATTTCTATTTCTTGCTCCTGTATTTGAAGCTTTTATTACTTTTACTTTAGTATTCATTTTACCTCCTTCCCATTTTGTATCTTTCTACAATGTTATTATATCACAAGACTAATTACTTTCTATCCATCTTCTTATAATCATTTTCTAACCTGTTCATAATTTTTGTATATTCCTTATCATTAATTAATCTAAGATCATAAAGCCTACATAACATAGCAACTCTCATACTATAAATCTTAATTGCTTGCATTTTAACCTCCTATGTAAGTTAACTTTTTTACCTTGGTAAGTGAATTAAATTTGAAATATGCTAATCTCACATAATCAATTTCAAGAATATTCGCACTTCAAAGTTTTTTTGATTTTTATAGAAGGATGACAAAATACCCCTCACTTTATAAAGTGAAATTTGCCCTCTTTGGTAACCTGAATTTTTATTTTTTATAGTATTTTTGAGTTTTAATGATTAATTTGAGCATAAAAAAATGAGGACTTATGCTACTAGGCATAAATCCTCTAAAATGAAAGAAACTCTTTCGATTGTTATTTGTATTTAGTTTTTCAAACCAATTTTATCCATCCTATTTAATTCCCCAAACATCATTACTACACCAGCTATTATCATAATTAAATCTACAAGGGGTTCAGCAAACCATACTGCTTTAACTCCAAATATCATTGGTAAAATAATCATGGCAGGTACGAATAAAAATAACTGTCTTAGCATTACTATTATGCCGGCTTTTTTAGCGTTTCCTATTGATTGGAAGAATGTTATAGTCATTACCATTACTCCATATAGGATAAAGATAGAATAAAATAGTCTAAAGTTTCCTATTCCCTGAGTTATAATACTTTCTTCTACTCCAAATAAAGACAGAATATTCTTTGAAAATGCTAATGCTGGTATCCAAAATATTGATGCAAGAACTAATCCTCCGATAGAAAATACTTTCATAGCTTCTTTTACTCTGTCGTATTTTTTCGCTCCAAAATTTGTACCAACTACAGGTTGTAAACCTTGACTCATTCCCCAAAGTGGAATGAATGAAAAGGCATATATTCTAAGTGTTGCTGCCATCAAGATAGCATTTGTATCTCCGCCATATTTAAATGACATTTTATATAGCATTGTTTGTTGAATCATAAATAAAATTTGCATCATCATAGCAGATGACCCTACGCCAAACATTTCTTTTTTTATTTCCTGATCAGGTTTGATTTTATTTATTTTTACTGCTTTACTTTTATATTTGAAGTAATGGAGTGTTATTATTGCTTGAACAAATTGTGCTGTAATAGTTGCAAGTGCAGCCCCTTCAATTGCATATTTTCCCATTAATTTCATTAGAATGGGATCAAGAATTATGTTTAAAAAAGCTCCTAGCCCCATAATGAGCATTGCTTTTTTCATTAATCCTTCTCCACGCATAACCATGTTTGCTGATTGAGTAAAGTTTACAAATAAAGAACCAATGAAAATTACTCGTAAATATCTGATACCATATTCTTTAATTTCTCCACTTGCTCCAACCATATCTAAAAAATGTGGTGCAAGTAAAATTCCGCCTATTGTAATAATTGATGAGAATAGAATAACCCAAAAGATTAAATTCCCCATAATTTTATCAACTGTTTTTTTGTCGCCCTTTCCTATAGCTCTTGATAAAACCGATGCTGAACCTACACCAATAAGTGTAGATACACCACTATTGAAAAATGTAAGTGGCATAGCTACACCACAAGCTGTCATTGCGGTTTGTCCTATAATATTTCCTGCAAAAATTCCATCCATTAGTGGATAAAGACCTATTACTATCATTCCTATTACAGCAGGGATAGATAATTGAAAAAGTAAATCTATAGGTCTTTTTGTTAATAATTGTTCTTTCATATCTTGTTTCATAAAATTACCTCCTTTTTTTTATCCAGATTTTTTTAGCAAATTTTAAGTTTGATCGAAGAATTCCCTAATTTTTCCCATATTCTTTTCATCTTTAATACCATGCCATTTGACTTTTCCATTCTCCATAAACATAAAATAATCACAACAACAGTCTACTAATTCCGGATCATGTGTGATAATAAAAATAGTTTTTCCGTCCTCTTTAAGCCTTATCATTTCATTAGAAACTTCTTTCATATTCTTAAAATCCAAACCACTTGTAGGTTCGTCCAAAATCAGTATTGTCCTATCAGAAGCGATAGCACTTGCAATTGCAACCCTTTGTTTTTGCCCTCCGGATAATGACATTGGATGGCAATCTATAAAATCCATTAAATTTAACTTTTTACATATTTCATCGATCTTTTCTTCTTTATTCTCATCGTTCTCTATACTCAAAAGAATTTCTTCTTTAACTGATTCGGTAAATAATTGATGATTAACATCCTGCTTCACCATAAAACATTTTTTTAGCCTTTCTCTTGTAGCATAACTTTCTGTTTGTATATTTAAAGTTCCTTTTGCTTTTTCTTCAACTCCACATAAGCATTTTGAAAAAGTTGATTTTCCAGAACCATTATTTCCTAAAACAGCCACAATAGATTTTTGAGGTAATACAGCATCATTAATTTCAAAAAACGGCTCTTTTCCATAACTAAACATAAAATTCTTAATCTCTATTTGTTCCTTAGATTCTATATTTTTTATACGGCTACTGGTATCAATAGGGTGTATGCTCCTTAACCCCATATTATTTAAAATGCTGTTAGGTAATTTCTTGAACTCAACACAAGAAAATTCTTTGTTAATTTTTCCATCTTTCATATAAATAAATCTATCTGCAATATCTATTAAATATTGTAGTCTATGCTCTGCAATAACCACAGTTGACTTTTTTTCTTTCCATTTTTTTATGATATATTTTAACTTTTTTATAGTTTGTATATCTAAATTAGAAGATGGCTCATCTAATACATAGATTTCAGGCTCCATAACAGCAGCAGAAGCACAAGCAATTTTTTGTTTTTCTCCTCCTGACATAGAAAACAAGCTCTTATCAAGCAAATCTTTTATATTTAATTCTTTTGTTACCTTGCCAATTCTTCTACAAATTTCTTCTCTTGAAATCCCAAAATTTTCACAGGCGAATGCAATTTCGCTTGTTGAATCTACATTGAAAAATTGAG
It includes:
- a CDS encoding CobW family GTP-binding protein, which produces MSSKIPVTIVSGFLGAGKTTLINKVLKEKHGEHIAVVINEFGEIGVDHQFVLDVEEEIYQMDNGCLCCTLRTDIADMLKSILMVKEQNGIKVDRVLFETTGLADPAPIAQTFINVPFLNEHFILDAVLTVVDSKNFLYQTTHQTEPAKQVGFADKIFMSKHSLVDDTIYAKVISEVRSINPFAEIQDLDARPVEMKDMFGLELFYASEKKILEMQENSEEEYCEACGHTHAHGEHDEYCEECGHAHAHGEHDHDHPHDEEHHHDHNHDHHHHGHHHHKHHHHSGINSFVIETEKPLVLAHINEWLNELVYIYGPELYRYKGILSVEGLDYQIIFQGVQMSFDISRGRDWNDTERKSTLVFIGKNLPEDTLRESFVACTNK
- the floA gene encoding flotillin-like protein FloA (flotillin-like protein involved in membrane lipid rafts), coding for MLFFRFVPIGLWITAYFSDVKIGVGTLVGMRLRRVPPQYIVRPMIKATKAGLKIDINELEAHYLAGGNVNVVIDALIAAQRANIDLEFEQAAAIDLAGRNVFEAVQVSVNPKVIETPVIAGVAMDGIEVQAKAKVTVRANIERLVGGAGEETIIARVGEGIVTTVGSATHHKLVLENPDSISQTILRKGLDAGTAYEILSIDIADVDVGRNIGAKLQAEQAEADKKIAQAKAEERRSLAVAQEQEMLAEVQRMRAKVVEAESQIPLAMAEALRNGKLGVMDYYQLKNIQSDTDMREAISKSSVESES
- a CDS encoding NfeD family protein — translated: MATNGGGLLYVDLLLLLVAVIGVFISLFSKWNLLGSVVTGISFATYSFLHPYWNFFVIILFVFGFLFLGFEVLIPGIGALGVLGTVLVLGGMYWANQAVMDLVVLILMSLLLAIVLLVLLVKRGNHFSHKKGLVLLSSLKKSKGYSTSKVYDDLVNQTGKTVTVLRPSGKAELNGEIVDVVSTGFVIPEDTRIQVVKVEGSKIVVQVLENNNE
- a CDS encoding recombinase family protein; the protein is MNTKVKVIKASNTGARNRNTLDLDLKRVAAYCRVSTDSKDQLESYKSQVDYYTNLIKNNKNWTLAGIYADEATTGTTATKRADFMRLISDCQNGDIDMIITKSISRFARNTLDTLKYVRLLKENNVGVVFEEENIDTLTMDGELLLTILSSVAQQEVENTSAHVKKGLKMKMEKGELIGFQGCLGYDYDPITKSISINEEEAKIVRYIFKRYLEGNGGSVIGRELEEQGYLTPRGKTKWSDTTVLGVIKNEKYIGDILMGKTFTVDPITKRRLANFGESDKYHIENHHEPIISREDFEKAQEIRLRRAQNRNTIANKDRKREKLSRQYAFSSMLECGFCGEILSRRTWHTSSIYKKINWQCVRSTKKGKKYCPHSKGIQEAAIEKAFVESYRQLCHADSTIIDDFLKIVEEEINDNTLVKDLKKIENQLNRIISQERKLVDLHLEDSIDEEVYAKKYKKLIKQKEELLDEKKTLELTIKDENSIKERLKQFKKVLENKEIIEEFNRTVFESIVDKVVVGRIDKDGTVHPYDLTFYFKTGVKDSQNSNNFKDKRKNAKDNDINKLCSHKNDEDNKLCSQAKDNAS
- a CDS encoding MATE family efflux transporter encodes the protein MKQDMKEQLLTKRPIDLLFQLSIPAVIGMIVIGLYPLMDGIFAGNIIGQTAMTACGVAMPLTFFNSGVSTLIGVGSASVLSRAIGKGDKKTVDKIMGNLIFWVILFSSIITIGGILLAPHFLDMVGASGEIKEYGIRYLRVIFIGSLFVNFTQSANMVMRGEGLMKKAMLIMGLGAFLNIILDPILMKLMGKYAIEGAALATITAQFVQAIITLHYFKYKSKAVKINKIKPDQEIKKEMFGVGSSAMMMQILFMIQQTMLYKMSFKYGGDTNAILMAATLRIYAFSFIPLWGMSQGLQPVVGTNFGAKKYDRVKEAMKVFSIGGLVLASIFWIPALAFSKNILSLFGVEESIITQGIGNFRLFYSIFILYGVMVMTITFFQSIGNAKKAGIIVMLRQLFLFVPAMIILPMIFGVKAVWFAEPLVDLIMIIAGVVMMFGELNRMDKIGLKN
- a CDS encoding ABC transporter ATP-binding protein → MIEFKDVSFTYDSGNKNAGIYNINLNINAGEVVVFCGESGCGKTTISRLINGLIPGYYSGNLTGSVIVNEHEISKNSINELSQYVGSVFQNPRTQFFNVDSTSEIAFACENFGISREEICRRIGKVTKELNIKDLLDKSLFSMSGGEKQKIACASAAVMEPEIYVLDEPSSNLDIQTIKKLKYIIKKWKEKKSTVVIAEHRLQYLIDIADRFIYMKDGKINKEFSCVEFKKLPNSILNNMGLRSIHPIDTSSRIKNIESKEQIEIKNFMFSYGKEPFFEINDAVLPQKSIVAVLGNNGSGKSTFSKCLCGVEEKAKGTLNIQTESYATRERLKKCFMVKQDVNHQLFTESVKEEILLSIENDENKEEKIDEICKKLNLMDFIDCHPMSLSGGQKQRVAIASAIASDRTILILDEPTSGLDFKNMKEVSNEMIRLKEDGKTIFIITHDPELVDCCCDYFMFMENGKVKWHGIKDEKNMGKIREFFDQT